From one Gracilinanus agilis isolate LMUSP501 chromosome 5, AgileGrace, whole genome shotgun sequence genomic stretch:
- the LOC123249890 gene encoding olfactory receptor-like protein OLF3 gives MAHYNQTWINEFILLGLSNDWKIQIYLFALFLAMYMVTMLGNFLIIHLIRIDIRLHTPMYFFLSILSFVDICYMNSTVPQMLIHFLSSRKSIPFYSCVVQLYITLALGGTEFFLLGAMAYDRYVAVCYPLHYTVIMHGGLCIALAAACCAAGFLNSLMETIITFRLPLCKDAINHFACETLAVVRLACVDISFNKIMVAFSGFVVLMLPCSLVLFSYAQIVRAILRIRSAQGRRKAFGTCASHLTVVSLCFGASIFTYMKPQSNSSAENEKMLALFYTTVAPMLNPMIYSLRNKEVMGALRRALGRFSEET, from the coding sequence ATGGCCCATTATAACCAGACATGGATAAATGAGTTCATCCTCTTAGGGCTCTCTAATGACTGGAAGATTCAGATCTACCTCTTTGCCCTCTTCCTGGCCATGTACATGGTGACTATGCTGGGAAACTTCCTTATCATCCACCTGATCAGGATAGACATCCGACTTCACACCCCCATGTACTTCTTCCTTAGCATCCTGTCCTTTGTGGATATCTGCTATATGAATAGCACTGTTCCACAAATGCTTATTCACTTTCTATCTTCAAGGAAGTCCATCCCATTCTACAGCTGTGTGGTTCAGCTCTATATCACACTGGCATTGGGTGGGACTGAGTTCTTCCTACTAGGAGCAATGGCATATGACCGTTACGTGGCAGTGTGCTATCCCCTACATTACACAGTCATCATGCATGGTGGACTCTGCATTGCTCTGGCTGCTGCCTGTTGTGCTGCTGGATTCCTGAACTCACTCATGGAGACAATCATTACCTTTAGACTTCCACTCTGTAAGGATGCTATCAATCACTTTGCCTGTGAGACCCTAGCAGTGGTGCGCTTGGCCTGTGTGGACATTTCCTTCAACAAGATCATGGTGGCCTTCTCAGGCTTTGTGGTACTCATGTTACCCTGTTCCCTGGTCCTGTTTTCCTATGCCCAGATTGTTAGAGCCATTCTGCGTATCCGTTCTGCTCAGGGACGTCGCAAAGCCTTTGGGACCTGTGCCTCCCATCTCACTGTGGTCTCCCTTTGCTTTGGGGCTAGTATCTTCACCTACATGAAGCCCCAGTCCAACTCCTcagcagaaaatgaaaaaatgcttgCCTTATTCTATACGACAGTGGCCCCTATGCTCAATCCTATGATCTATAGCCTGAGGAACAAGGAAGTAATGGGTGCTCTGAGAAGAGCCCTGGGAAGATTCTCTGAAGAAACATGA